The sequence below is a genomic window from Cedecea neteri.
GCAGGATACCGCTCAGCATGCCGCTGTTGTGCTGGCCAACGGCCACCAAATCAGCCGGTTTAGACAAACGCAGAACCTGCCTGTTTACTCAGTGGGCGGCCAGGTCAGCCATATTCCTACCACGCCGGGGTTAAGCCAGCTCCGCCAGGTGCTGTGCTACGACGGCTACCTGACGCCGGTCAACCCACAGAACCAGCAGCATTGCATTGGCGCCAGCTATCACCGTGGTCGGGATGAAATGGCCTGGAATGAAGCAGATCAGCAGCATAATCGCCAGCGCCTGCTCGACTGCCTGCCGAATGCCGAATGGGCAAAAGAAGTGGACGTTTCGGCCAACGAAGCCCGCTGCGGCGTGCGCTGCGCTTCACGCGACCACCTTCCAATGGTGGGCAGTGTGCCGGATTATGACGCCACGCTTGAGCAATATGCCGGGCTGGCAGAGGATCGTGCAAACGCAGAGCCTGCACCGGTTTACAGCAATCTTTATATGCTGGGCGCACTGGGTTCACGCGGTCTGTGCAGCGCGCCGCTGGCCTCGGAGATTCTGGCGGCACAAATGAGTGAAGAACCTATTCCGCTGGATGCCGCCACGCTCGCGGCGCTGAACCCGAACCGGCTTTGGGTGAGAAAATTATTGAAAGGCAAAGCGGTGAAATGATGTTCCCCTCACCCCAACCCTCTCCCCGGAGGGGAGAGGGAGAAAAACAGGAGCTATTCCCTGAAAGAACCGCGAGAGAAAAACAAGGTTCTTTCTTTACAAGAAGTCGAGAGTTAAACCGGTTTATCCCCTCTCCCTTTTAGGGAGAGGGTTAGGGAGAGGGCCAGTCTTAAAACTTCGCCTTCTCGAAAAGCGTTTCCCACATGCCCAGCACCAGCGCCTGATCGCGCGGCGACAGCTCACCGGCCTGAATCGCCTTTTGCAGGCTATCGCTCACCACCACATGCAGCGCGTCTGGCGTGTGGTCGTCGCCGTTTTCCAGTTCGGCTACCGCCAGAGTCAGGTGCCCACGCAGATAACCGCTGGCAAACAGGTCGTCGTCACTGGCGTGCTCCACCATCTCATCAATCAACGCCAAAATACGTGACTCAAATTCCGCGATCATCATACATCCTCTTCATACAGGTGATTTTTAGTTTAGGTCTTCTGGCCAGGCAAACTGCCCGGCTTCGAGCGCAGGAGTGCCATAATACGCCCTTAGCGCGTCAATCAAACGGGCCGGGCGCTCTGGGATCCCTTCTTTCAGATAAGTCATAACCTGGGCATGAACCCGACGCTGAAACGCAATGCGGTCAGGCTCAAAATCGCCGCTCAGGTTGTCGCAGCTGACGTTAAACGGGAAGCCAGCGGCGGTGCTGAGCATCCACTCCAGCGCCTGCGGCTTCACTTCCACATCTTCAAATTTGCCCTGGGTTTCGGCGTCTCGCCCGTCCGGGCAATACCAGTAGCCGAAGTCCACCAGCTTGCGACGCTCTGCGCCCGCCACGCACCAGTGGGAGATCTCATGCATTCCGCTGGCGTAATAGCCGTGCGCGAAGACGATGCGGTTATACGGCAGTTCGTCATCCGCAGGCAGATAGATCGGCTCGTCATCGCCCTTGATCAGGCGGGTATTAAACTCTGCCAGGAAGCAGCTATCGAACACGTCAATCAGTTCCTGGTAATGGTGTTGTTTGCTCATGGTGGCATCATTCATTTCAGGCTATCCCTAACCAATGGAGAATTTCCGGTCCGTGGCTGTCATACAGCAGCTTGGCGCTCATTACCGCCGAAACCACGACGATCATTGGGCGAATCAGCTGCTGCCCTTTACTCAATACGAGCCGCGAACCCGCCCTCGCCCCTAAAAATTGCCCGGCCATCATCACGAAACCGGTACCCCAAATCACCTTGCCGCCGATGATAAACAGCAGCAGCCCGCCAAGGTTCGACGTAGCATTCAGGACTTTCGCGTGGGCGGTAGATTTGGCGAGGTTGAAGCCGCAAAGCGTCACAAAAGCCAGCGCGTAAAACGACCCGGCACCGGGGCCAAAGAAGCCATCATAAAAACCGACGCAGCCCCCGGCAATTAACGCAAACGGCAAACCGTGCAGACGGCGCTGGCGGTCTTCTTCCCCGAGCTTTGGCATCAGCAGGAAATAGAGCCCGATGCCGATAATCAGCAGCGGCAGGATCTGGCGCAAAATATCAGACTTCACATGCTGTACCAGCAGCGCGCCGCAGGTAGAGCCGATAAACGTCATCAGAATATTGAGTTTCTGATCGGCAAGGCTGACCACCTTGCGGCGAATAAAATAGAGAGAGGCTGACACCGACCCACCGCAGGCCTGGAGCTTGTTGGTTGCCAGTGCCTGAGCCGGAGACATGCCCGCCGCCAGCAAAGCAGGGACCGTCAGTAACCCACCGCCGCCCGCCAGGGCATCAATAAACCCGGCCAGCATGGCGACAAAAAACAGCGCCACCAGCAGCAGCGGGGAAACCATAAACCATTCCATTAACTTATCCGTTAGAGAACGTGCTCATCCAGTAATGCCTGACAGGAGGCGGGTAGCGGCGGTGGCGTTGTCTTTTTCGGCGGCGTGCTGCCCGGTGCAGGCGGCGCGAACCAGCTTTGCAGCTCGGCACCACAGCCGTCTCCCGGCGGAGGCAGAGGCTGATCCTCACACTCCAGGCTGTTAGCCGGGCAGCGCAGGCGAACGTGCATGTGGGCCCGGTGGGCAAACCAAGGGCGCACCTTACGTAGCCAGTCACGGTCAGCGCCCGCATCTTCGCAAAGCCGCTGCTTGATAGCCGGGTTCACGAAGATGCGCGTCACCTCGTTATCTTTAGCCGCGAGCTTAATCAGGCTGTCGATTTCTGGTTTCCAGAGCGATGGCACCACGCGTTTGCCGTCGGCGGCAACCAAATCCAAAGCCTGAGGACGCAGCAATTGCGCCGACGTCCAGCGAGTTTTTGGCAGTTGCAGGAAGATATCGACATCAAGCCCGGTCTGGTGGCTGGCGTGGCCGGAGCTAAAACGCCCGCCTGCCGCCATCCCCATGTCGCCAATCAACACCGTGCCCAGGCCGAGCTGATTTACCTGATTACTCAGGCGCTGAATAAACATCACCAGATCGGGATGGCCAAAGTAGCGACGCTGATCCGGGCGCATTACCTGGTAGCGGGCGTCCTCAAGCGGCAACGCGTGAGCCCCCACGATGCAACCGTTGGAAAACGCGCCAATAGACTGCGCGCTACCGGCAATCGGATGGTCGATTTTTTGCCACGGCGTCGCCGCTAAAGCCTGAGCGCTGGCGGCCAGCGCCAGCATTCCGATCAGGAGTTTGTTCATCGTCTTACCAGCGAGGCAGCGGGGAAGAAACGTCAGCGTTCTGAGCGCGCTGGCGCAGCAGGTGATCCATCAACACGATAGCCAGCATGGCTTCTGCGATCGGCACAGCGCGGATCCCCACGCAAGGATCGTGACGCCCGCGGGTAATCATCTCCACTTCTTCGCCTTCGCGATTAATGGTTTTGCCCGGCACGGTAATGCTGGAAGTTGGTTTCAGAGCCATGTTAGCCACAATCTGCTGGCCGCTGCTGATGCCGCCCAGAATGCCGCCCGCATGGTTGCTCTGGAAGCCTTGCTGAGTGATTTCGTCCCTGTTCTGGCTGCCGCGCAGATTCACCACGCCGAAGCCTTCGCCAATTTCCACGCCCTTCACCGCGTTGATGCTCATCAGCGCGTGGGCAATGTCTGCGTCCAGGCGGTCAAAGACCGGCTCACCGAGGCCCGGTGGCACGTTGTCAGCCACAACGGTCACTTTCGCGCCGATGGAGTCGCCCTCTTTTTTCAGGCCTCGCATCAGCTCATCCAGCGCTTCGATTTTATCCGGGTCCGGGCAGAAGAACGGGTTCTGCTCAACCTGATCCCAGTCTTTAATTTCCAGCGGAATATCGCCCATCTGCGTCAGGCAGCCGCGAATTTTAATGCCGAATTTCTGCTCAAGGTATTTCTTGGCAATGGCACCCGCAGCAACGCGCATAGCGGTTTCACGCGCAGAAGAACGACCGCCGCCGCGATAATCGCGCAGGCCGTATTTTTGTTCGTAGGTGTAATCCGCGTGTCCCGGACGGAACACGTCTTTGATGGCGCTGTAATCCTGGGAACGCTGATCGGTATTTTCAATCAGCAGGCCGATGCTCGTGCCGGTCGTCACGCCTTCAAACACGCCGGAGAGAATTTTGACCTGGTCAGGTTCACGACGCTGAGTGGTATAACGCGAGGTGCCAGGACGGCGACGATCGAGATCGTGCTGCAGGTCGGCTTCGGTCAGCGGGATGCCCGGCGGAACGCCGTCAACAATGCAGCCCAGCGCGATGCCGTGAGATTCACCAAATGTCGTTACGCGAAAAACCTGTCCAATACTGTTACCAGCCATCACGGCTCCTTAATCACCGTTCTCGTTATTGTGTTGTGCGCGGGAAGTAAAACGAGCCCGAAGGCTCGTCTACGTTCGGCAATTAATCTTTGTAGATACTGAAGTACTCGCGAGCGTCAATCAGCTGCGCTTTAGTCAGCATAAATACGCCGTCGCCGCCGTTGTCGAACTCAAGCCAGGTGAACGGCACCTCCGGGTACTGCTCCATCAGGTGTACCATGCTGTTCCCGACTTCACAAATCAGGATCCCACCGTCGGCCAGGTAATCCGGCGCGCAGCCAAGGATTCGACGAGCCAGCTTCAGGCCATCGCTGCCTGCCGCCAGGCCCAGCTCAGGTTCGAAGTGGTATTCGCCCGGCAGATCCGCCATGTCTTCTTCATCAACGTACGGCGGGTTCGTGACAATTACGTCGTACTGCACTTTAGGCAGATCGCGGAACAGGTCAGAGCGAATCGGCGTGACGTTATGGTCCAGACCGTGTTCGGCAATGTTCTGCTCAGCGACGGCGATAGCGTCAGGGGAAATATCAACGATATCCACTTCCGCGTTCGGGAATTCATAGGCACAGGCAATCCCGATGCAACCGCTGCCGGTGCACATATCCAGAATGTGCTGCGGCTCGTGGTCGATCATCCCGGCAAAGCGGTTATTAATCAGCTCCCCAATCGGCGAGCGCGGCACCAGTACACGTTCGTCCACGTAGAACTCGTGGCCGCAGAACCAGGCTTTGTTGGTCAGATAAGCAACAGGAATACGTTCGTTGACGCGGCGAATCACGCGCTCAACGATGCGGTGGCGCTCGCTTGGGGTCAGGCGCGCGGTGCGCATGTCTTCAGGAATATCCAGCGGCAGGTACAGACTTGGCAGAACCAGCTGAACGGCTTCATCCCATGGATTGTCGGTGCCGTGCCCATACCAGATGTTGGCGGCGCTAAAGCGGCTGACCGACCAGCGCAGCATGTCCTGAATGGTATGCAGCTCGTTTACTGCCTCATCGACGAAAATTTTATCCACGTGCCCTCCGCAGGCGACTCACGCTAGTTCAATAATAATCGGCTAGTTTGCCATGAAGGAGGCGACAAATCAGCATCCATCGACGCCGGGAGGCCGTGAAATTTGCGTTTTCTTTATTGCCGCCGGGTAAAGCAGGTAAACTGGCCGCAAAGCGAATGCGAGATGAGAGAAACATGAAAAAGAAATCACCGCTCAGTTCCGAAGATGAGGCGCTGTTTCGCGGCCTGATGGGCGGCACGAAAAAACTGGCTCAGGACACGATTGTCCACCGCCCGGTGCGCAAGAAAATAACGGAAGTGCCCGTGAAGCGTCTGCTGCAGGAGCAGGCCGATGCCAGCCACTATTTTTCCGATGAGTTCCAGCCACGCCTGGCGACCGAAGGGCCAATGCGCTACGTCCGTGAAGGTGTGAGTCATTTTGAGCTGAAAAAACTGCGCCGCGGGGATTATTCCCCGGAACTGTTTCTTGATTTGCACGGCCTGACCCAGCTTCAGGCCAAACAGGAACTGGGCGCGCTGATTGCCGCCTGTCGCCGCGAGCATGTTTTCTGTGCCTGCGTGATGCACGGCCACGGTAAACACGTTCTAAAGCAGCAAACGCCGCTCTGGCTGGCACAGCACCCGCATATTGTGGCGTTTCATCAGGCACCGAAAGAGTACGGCGGCGATGCCGCGCTGCTGGTGCTGATTGAGATTGAGGAGTGGCAGCCGCCGGAGCTGCCGTAAATTCAGCGTAAGGGATTGCCCTCACCCCGGCCCTCTCCCAGAGGGAGAGGGGGAAAACAAATCGTGAACGTAGGCTTCACCAGGAAGGGGAAAAAGACACCGGACAATCCCCTCTCCCATTTGGGAAAAACAATGCCGGACAATCCCCTCTCCCATTTGGGAAAAACAATGCCGGACGGTCCCCTCTCCC
It includes:
- the aroC gene encoding chorismate synthase, which codes for MAGNSIGQVFRVTTFGESHGIALGCIVDGVPPGIPLTEADLQHDLDRRRPGTSRYTTQRREPDQVKILSGVFEGVTTGTSIGLLIENTDQRSQDYSAIKDVFRPGHADYTYEQKYGLRDYRGGGRSSARETAMRVAAGAIAKKYLEQKFGIKIRGCLTQMGDIPLEIKDWDQVEQNPFFCPDPDKIEALDELMRGLKKEGDSIGAKVTVVADNVPPGLGEPVFDRLDADIAHALMSINAVKGVEIGEGFGVVNLRGSQNRDEITQQGFQSNHAGGILGGISSGQQIVANMALKPTSSITVPGKTINREGEEVEMITRGRHDPCVGIRAVPIAEAMLAIVLMDHLLRQRAQNADVSSPLPRW
- a CDS encoding sulfite exporter TauE/SafE family protein, encoding MEWFMVSPLLLVALFFVAMLAGFIDALAGGGGLLTVPALLAAGMSPAQALATNKLQACGGSVSASLYFIRRKVVSLADQKLNILMTFIGSTCGALLVQHVKSDILRQILPLLIIGIGLYFLLMPKLGEEDRQRRLHGLPFALIAGGCVGFYDGFFGPGAGSFYALAFVTLCGFNLAKSTAHAKVLNATSNLGGLLLFIIGGKVIWGTGFVMMAGQFLGARAGSRLVLSKGQQLIRPMIVVVSAVMSAKLLYDSHGPEILHWLGIA
- the mepA gene encoding penicillin-insensitive murein endopeptidase; protein product: MNKLLIGMLALAASAQALAATPWQKIDHPIAGSAQSIGAFSNGCIVGAHALPLEDARYQVMRPDQRRYFGHPDLVMFIQRLSNQVNQLGLGTVLIGDMGMAAGGRFSSGHASHQTGLDVDIFLQLPKTRWTSAQLLRPQALDLVAADGKRVVPSLWKPEIDSLIKLAAKDNEVTRIFVNPAIKQRLCEDAGADRDWLRKVRPWFAHRAHMHVRLRCPANSLECEDQPLPPPGDGCGAELQSWFAPPAPGSTPPKKTTPPPLPASCQALLDEHVL
- a CDS encoding elongation factor P hydroxylase, which translates into the protein MSKQHHYQELIDVFDSCFLAEFNTRLIKGDDEPIYLPADDELPYNRIVFAHGYYASGMHEISHWCVAGAERRKLVDFGYWYCPDGRDAETQGKFEDVEVKPQALEWMLSTAAGFPFNVSCDNLSGDFEPDRIAFQRRVHAQVMTYLKEGIPERPARLIDALRAYYGTPALEAGQFAWPEDLN
- the smrB gene encoding endonuclease SmrB; the encoded protein is MKKKSPLSSEDEALFRGLMGGTKKLAQDTIVHRPVRKKITEVPVKRLLQEQADASHYFSDEFQPRLATEGPMRYVREGVSHFELKKLRRGDYSPELFLDLHGLTQLQAKQELGALIAACRREHVFCACVMHGHGKHVLKQQTPLWLAQHPHIVAFHQAPKEYGGDAALLVLIEIEEWQPPELP
- a CDS encoding YfcL family protein, coding for MIAEFESRILALIDEMVEHASDDDLFASGYLRGHLTLAVAELENGDDHTPDALHVVVSDSLQKAIQAGELSPRDQALVLGMWETLFEKAKF
- the prmB gene encoding 50S ribosomal protein L3 N(5)-glutamine methyltransferase — protein: MDKIFVDEAVNELHTIQDMLRWSVSRFSAANIWYGHGTDNPWDEAVQLVLPSLYLPLDIPEDMRTARLTPSERHRIVERVIRRVNERIPVAYLTNKAWFCGHEFYVDERVLVPRSPIGELINNRFAGMIDHEPQHILDMCTGSGCIGIACAYEFPNAEVDIVDISPDAIAVAEQNIAEHGLDHNVTPIRSDLFRDLPKVQYDVIVTNPPYVDEEDMADLPGEYHFEPELGLAAGSDGLKLARRILGCAPDYLADGGILICEVGNSMVHLMEQYPEVPFTWLEFDNGGDGVFMLTKAQLIDAREYFSIYKD